In Pseudofrankia saprophytica, one genomic interval encodes:
- a CDS encoding sulfotransferase family protein, which yields MPLPDFLVIGVPKAGTTALHAALAQHPDLFLPAVKEPKFFLSAGPPPARGGPGDAQTYQEHVWRPADYEALFDPAPAHALRGEATPFYLYDLDAQNRIKRLLPKARLVVLLRNPVDRAHSNWTHLWAAGLEPEHDFVRACALEESRREAGWAHFWHYVSQGLYGAQLAHLFGLFSRDRVLLLRYRDLREDPVPTLDRVCDFLGVRTGLLDAVPSQNVTPFVADTPVNAALRAALRTGGQIGHHFPAPVRQVFRGPLLTALQRQKGGRRPLTPTERKAVLPYFVDDIALLEEVTGLPYDDWLTAGLEPDHIDDGS from the coding sequence ATGCCCCTTCCCGACTTCCTCGTGATCGGCGTGCCCAAGGCCGGGACCACCGCGCTGCACGCGGCACTGGCCCAGCACCCCGACCTGTTCCTGCCCGCGGTGAAGGAGCCGAAGTTCTTCCTCTCGGCCGGCCCGCCGCCGGCGCGGGGCGGCCCGGGTGACGCCCAGACCTACCAGGAGCACGTCTGGCGGCCCGCCGACTACGAGGCGCTGTTCGACCCCGCGCCGGCGCACGCGCTGCGCGGCGAGGCGACACCCTTCTACCTGTACGACCTGGACGCCCAGAACCGGATCAAGCGGCTGTTGCCGAAGGCCCGCCTGGTCGTGCTGCTGCGCAACCCGGTAGACCGGGCGCACTCGAACTGGACTCATCTGTGGGCCGCCGGCCTCGAGCCCGAGCACGACTTCGTCCGTGCCTGCGCGCTGGAGGAGTCCCGGCGCGAGGCCGGCTGGGCGCACTTCTGGCACTACGTCTCCCAGGGCCTCTACGGAGCGCAGCTCGCCCACCTGTTCGGCCTGTTCTCCCGCGATCGGGTGCTGCTGCTGCGCTATCGCGACCTGCGCGAGGACCCAGTCCCCACACTGGACCGGGTCTGCGACTTCCTCGGGGTGCGGACCGGGCTGCTTGACGCGGTGCCGTCGCAGAACGTCACCCCGTTCGTCGCCGACACGCCGGTGAACGCGGCGCTGCGGGCGGCCCTGCGCACCGGCGGACAGATCGGCCACCATTTCCCCGCCCCGGTCCGGCAGGTGTTCCGCGGCCCGCTGCTCACCGCGCTGCAGCGCCAGAAGGGCGGGCGCCGCCCGCTGACCCCCACCGAGCGCAAGGCGGTGCTGCCCTACTTCGTCGACGACATCGCGTTGCTCGAGGAGGTCACCGGGCTGCCCTACGACGACTGGCTCACCGCCGGCCTCGAACCGGACCACATCGACGACGGCAGCTGA
- a CDS encoding universal stress protein: MDVTDGTGVLSVERFGPVWNPGPFELGTDGPGTVVVGVDGSRTALRAASYAAGVARRQRARLVVVYVETTPAWEAMAPMAVGAVQQASADVAAEIRDVVARRAEELGLSTTFVVRYGDPLVALRRTADEVRADMVVVGASESAGHRIVGSLATRLVRTGNWPVTVVP; encoded by the coding sequence ATGGACGTCACGGACGGCACCGGGGTCCTGTCGGTAGAACGGTTCGGGCCGGTGTGGAATCCCGGCCCGTTCGAGCTGGGCACCGACGGGCCGGGCACCGTGGTGGTCGGCGTCGACGGGTCGCGGACCGCGCTGCGGGCGGCCTCGTACGCGGCCGGGGTCGCCCGCCGCCAGCGAGCCCGGCTGGTCGTCGTCTACGTCGAGACGACGCCCGCGTGGGAGGCGATGGCCCCGATGGCGGTCGGCGCGGTCCAGCAGGCGTCCGCCGACGTCGCCGCCGAGATCCGCGACGTCGTCGCGCGCCGTGCCGAGGAGCTGGGCCTGTCGACGACCTTCGTCGTCCGGTACGGCGACCCGCTCGTCGCCCTGCGTCGCACCGCGGACGAGGTACGGGCCGACATGGTCGTCGTCGGCGCCTCGGAGAGCGCCGGCCACCGCATCGTCGGCTCCCTCGCCACCCGCCTCGTCCGTACCGGCAACTGGCCGGTGACCGTCGTCCCCTGA
- a CDS encoding FAD-binding oxidoreductase, whose amino-acid sequence MSTHLLTLGGERQTLSDETVEEIRAVFRGQVLTSADAGYDEVRVIQNAMLDRRPGLIIRCSGTADVVDAVNLASGRDLLVAVRGGGHSIAGTSTTDDGLMIDLSAMRSVWVDPEHRRVRVAGGATWGDVDREAQVHGLAVPGGVVSTTGVAGLTLGGGIGWLHRKYGLACDALRAAEVVTARGEIVRCSASENEDLFWALRGGGGNFGVVVSFEFEAYPVGPVVWNSLVVYPIDAAGDVLPRWRDWTSTVPDEVTSRAMLWSLPAAPAFPPAVHNRDVLITAAVYAGDPDEGQRACRALAQFGEPLADMSQALPFRAAQSAIDPLFPKGELQSYWKSVYLDQFDDEAVTFVTGVGQRRPHPRTLVHVPLLGGAMSRVGAAETAFGDRSAGYMLSLDGNWPDKADDEANIRWVRGAYDKAVALRAASGTYLNFGGDADLDDADRARAWGRNVERLRRIKRSYDPENRFRLNPNIPPAES is encoded by the coding sequence ATGTCGACACATCTGCTCACTCTGGGCGGAGAGCGGCAGACACTCTCTGACGAAACGGTCGAGGAGATACGCGCGGTCTTCCGTGGACAGGTTCTGACCTCGGCCGACGCCGGGTACGACGAGGTACGAGTCATCCAGAACGCCATGCTCGACCGTCGACCGGGTCTGATCATTCGGTGCAGCGGAACCGCGGACGTCGTCGACGCCGTCAACCTCGCCAGCGGGCGAGACCTGCTCGTCGCCGTCCGGGGCGGGGGCCACAGCATCGCCGGGACCTCCACGACCGACGACGGCCTGATGATCGACCTGTCGGCGATGCGGAGCGTCTGGGTGGACCCGGAACACCGGCGCGTGCGGGTGGCGGGCGGGGCGACCTGGGGGGACGTCGATCGTGAGGCGCAGGTCCACGGGCTCGCGGTACCTGGTGGGGTGGTGTCGACCACAGGTGTGGCTGGCCTGACGCTCGGCGGCGGAATCGGCTGGCTGCACCGCAAGTACGGGCTGGCCTGCGACGCGCTGCGCGCGGCCGAGGTCGTCACGGCTCGTGGCGAGATCGTGCGGTGCAGCGCGTCCGAGAACGAGGACCTGTTCTGGGCGTTGCGCGGCGGCGGCGGCAACTTCGGCGTGGTGGTGTCCTTCGAGTTCGAGGCCTATCCGGTCGGTCCGGTGGTCTGGAACAGCCTGGTCGTCTACCCGATCGACGCCGCCGGCGATGTGCTCCCCCGGTGGCGGGACTGGACGTCCACCGTCCCCGACGAGGTCACCAGCCGCGCCATGCTGTGGTCGCTGCCGGCGGCGCCGGCATTCCCGCCCGCCGTGCACAACCGTGACGTGCTCATCACGGCTGCCGTGTATGCCGGTGACCCGGACGAGGGGCAGCGGGCGTGCCGCGCGCTCGCCCAGTTCGGCGAGCCGCTCGCCGACATGAGCCAGGCCCTGCCGTTCCGGGCCGCGCAGTCCGCCATCGATCCCCTGTTCCCCAAGGGTGAGCTGCAGAGCTACTGGAAGTCCGTCTACCTGGACCAGTTCGACGACGAGGCGGTCACGTTCGTGACTGGTGTCGGGCAGCGGCGCCCACACCCGCGGACCTTGGTGCACGTGCCTCTTCTCGGCGGCGCCATGTCGCGCGTCGGGGCGGCGGAGACCGCGTTCGGTGATCGCAGCGCCGGGTACATGCTGAGCCTTGACGGTAACTGGCCGGACAAGGCCGACGACGAGGCGAACATCCGCTGGGTGCGCGGTGCCTACGACAAGGCCGTGGCGCTCCGGGCCGCGTCGGGCACCTACCTCAACTTCGGCGGTGACGCCGATCTTGACGACGCCGACCGGGCGCGGGCCTGGGGACGCAACGTCGAACGCCTCCGGCGGATCAAGCGCAGCTATGACCCGGAGAACCGTTTCCGGCTCAACCCCAACATTCCGCCCGCCGAGAGCTGA
- a CDS encoding DUF4037 domain-containing protein yields the protein MESGFLPGVELARRFYEEAVNPLLRGQFPRLTHSAALIGSGSEVLGFDTARSMDHDWGPRLQIFVRTDDLAAHGGAVDRLLAERLPAMVAGFPTNLEPAGNAARGTRHMRPTRGPVRHGVVVAGLTEWLTGHLGFDPLTGVTTLDWLATPTQTLTEVTSGAVFHDGLRQLQQARQALAWYPDDVWRHVLACQWRRISQEEAFVGRCGEVGDDLGSAIVTARLTRDLVRLCLLMNRVYPPYSKWLGSAFARLPRAAVLTPVLTAALVATDWHDREHHLTRAYETIADLHNELGLTDWVDPTVRPFHDRPFQVLDADRFATALAGTITDPRLRARPLTGALDQVVDNTDALGDRIRRRALANALDVADLPDLAGPEAGLPER from the coding sequence ATGGAAAGCGGGTTCCTGCCGGGCGTGGAGCTGGCCCGGCGGTTCTACGAAGAGGCCGTGAATCCGTTGCTACGCGGGCAGTTCCCACGGCTGACGCACAGTGCGGCCCTCATCGGTTCGGGATCGGAGGTGCTCGGGTTCGACACGGCCCGGTCGATGGATCACGACTGGGGACCACGGCTGCAGATCTTCGTGCGTACCGACGACCTGGCCGCGCACGGCGGCGCGGTGGACCGGCTGCTCGCCGAGCGGCTGCCCGCCATGGTTGCCGGCTTTCCGACGAACCTGGAGCCGGCCGGAAACGCGGCACGCGGCACGCGGCATATGCGGCCGACCCGCGGGCCGGTCCGTCACGGGGTCGTCGTCGCCGGGCTCACGGAGTGGCTGACCGGCCACCTCGGGTTCGACCCGCTGACCGGCGTCACGACGCTCGACTGGCTGGCCACGCCGACGCAGACCCTGACCGAGGTCACCAGCGGGGCGGTCTTCCACGACGGGCTCCGCCAGCTGCAGCAGGCCCGCCAGGCGCTGGCCTGGTACCCGGACGACGTATGGCGCCATGTGCTGGCCTGCCAGTGGCGGCGGATCAGCCAGGAGGAGGCGTTCGTCGGCCGCTGCGGCGAGGTGGGTGACGACCTCGGCTCGGCGATCGTCACCGCCCGGCTGACCCGCGACCTGGTCCGCCTATGCCTGCTGATGAACCGGGTCTATCCCCCGTACAGCAAGTGGCTCGGCAGCGCGTTCGCCCGCCTGCCTCGCGCCGCCGTCCTGACCCCGGTACTGACCGCGGCCCTGGTAGCTACCGACTGGCACGACCGCGAGCACCACCTCACCCGCGCCTACGAGACCATCGCCGACCTGCACAACGAGCTCGGCCTCACCGACTGGGTCGATCCCACGGTTCGGCCCTTCCACGACCGGCCGTTCCAGGTCCTCGATGCTGACCGCTTCGCCACCGCCCTGGCCGGCACGATCACCGATCCCAGGCTCCGCGCCCGTCCGCTCACCGGCGCCCTGGACCAAGTCGTCGACAACACCGACGCCCTGGGCGACCGCATCCGCCGCCGGGCACTCGCCAACGCCCTCGACGTCGCCGACCTGCCGGACCTGGCGGGACCGGAAGCGGGTCTGCCTGAGCGGTAG
- a CDS encoding alpha/beta fold hydrolase translates to MATFVLVPGGWKGSWSFEAVVPLLERAGHAVHALTLTGLRPDDDDATVATANLATHADDVLRLLDRTHLTNATLVGHSYGGMVIAAAADRADGRISRLVHLDAYVPRDGESCWSSTNEHFREVFAAGAATTGYAVRPPDGGSGDPRRRPHPLASFLQTIRLTGTLAHIPRREFIYCSGWEDRTPFAELRTRLQADPEWQVHDLPTGHDAMHEAPEAVAALLLGECVADASTHGRQACR, encoded by the coding sequence ATGGCGACGTTCGTCCTCGTACCCGGCGGCTGGAAGGGCTCCTGGTCGTTCGAGGCGGTGGTTCCGCTGCTGGAGCGTGCCGGCCATGCCGTTCACGCCCTGACCCTGACCGGTCTGCGGCCAGACGACGACGACGCGACGGTCGCGACCGCCAACCTCGCCACGCACGCCGACGACGTACTGCGGCTCCTTGATCGCACCCACCTCACCAACGCGACGCTGGTCGGCCACAGCTACGGCGGGATGGTGATCGCCGCCGCCGCCGATCGCGCCGACGGCCGGATCTCACGACTGGTGCATCTCGACGCCTACGTACCGCGCGACGGCGAGTCGTGCTGGTCGTCAACGAACGAGCACTTCCGGGAAGTGTTCGCTGCCGGCGCCGCGACCACCGGCTACGCCGTCCGACCGCCGGACGGCGGCAGCGGCGATCCCCGCCGCCGCCCCCATCCCCTCGCCTCGTTCCTGCAGACGATCCGGCTCACAGGCACGCTCGCCCACATTCCCCGTCGGGAGTTCATCTACTGCTCGGGATGGGAGGACCGGACGCCGTTCGCTGAACTGCGCACCCGACTCCAAGCCGATCCCGAGTGGCAGGTCCATGACCTCCCGACCGGCCACGACGCGATGCATGAGGCTCCGGAGGCGGTCGCCGCACTACTGCTCGGCGAATGCGTCGCGGATGCGTCGACGCACGGACGACAGGCCTGCCGTTGA
- a CDS encoding AraC family transcriptional regulator, producing the protein MPVRRQPSLVAGVTSHVWPSGGRHLRPSGETSAVQSHARGHLVYAASGVLAVHTERGTSIVPANRVAWTPAEFTHYHRAHGDTDMRIVFLSPALARLIPGHPAVFLASNLAREVLLALTGPRNYDAAAPHYNRAARARLLRVLVDELREAHEQPLHLPEPRDDRLQAIARMLHETPADNATLAELGKAVGASTRTLSRLFRDELGMTFYEWRTQLRIYHALVLLADGHDTTHTAYACGWASPSGFIAAFTNIIGTTPGRYRASRQTTAQASQLPTVAKSSG; encoded by the coding sequence ATGCCTGTTCGCCGCCAACCTTCCCTGGTCGCCGGCGTGACGTCGCATGTGTGGCCGTCTGGCGGTCGCCACCTCCGGCCATCCGGCGAAACAAGCGCGGTGCAGTCGCATGCCAGGGGACACCTGGTGTACGCCGCCAGCGGCGTCCTGGCGGTGCACACCGAGCGCGGAACGTCGATCGTTCCCGCCAACCGGGTCGCCTGGACCCCCGCCGAGTTCACGCACTATCACCGCGCCCACGGCGACACCGATATGCGGATCGTCTTTCTCTCGCCAGCCCTCGCCCGGCTCATACCAGGCCATCCAGCCGTGTTCCTGGCCTCCAACCTCGCCCGCGAGGTCCTGCTCGCCCTGACCGGCCCCCGCAACTACGACGCCGCCGCGCCTCACTACAACCGCGCAGCACGCGCTCGCCTTCTGCGAGTCCTCGTCGATGAACTCCGCGAAGCACACGAACAGCCACTGCACCTGCCGGAGCCACGGGACGACCGACTGCAGGCCATCGCCCGGATGCTGCACGAGACGCCGGCGGACAACGCCACGCTGGCCGAACTCGGGAAGGCGGTCGGAGCCAGCACCCGCACCCTCAGCCGACTGTTCCGCGACGAACTCGGCATGACCTTCTATGAATGGCGCACGCAGCTACGCATCTACCACGCGCTCGTGCTGCTCGCCGACGGCCACGACACCACCCACACCGCCTACGCCTGCGGATGGGCCAGCCCCAGCGGCTTCATCGCGGCGTTCACCAACATCATCGGAACGACCCCGGGCCGTTACCGAGCCAGTCGCCAGACCACCGCTCAGGCATCGCAACTCCCGACGGTGGCGAAGTCCTCGGGGTGA
- a CDS encoding NAD(P)/FAD-dependent oxidoreductase gives MVVGARCAGAATAMLLARAGLRVLLLDRAAEGADTVSTHALMRGGVLQLHRWGLLEAIVAAGTPPVRSTVLHHPDETVRVALRPVPGAAELDALYAPRRTVLDAVLVDAARRAGAEVRFGTPVTRLLTDGSGRVVGVAAQPTSGGGAGREVLVRAALTVGADGLGSTVARAVAAPVAQVGRSAGSYLYGYWRGLPTDGYEWFFGPGASAGLIPTNDGLTCAFVGHAPRRMRSVRAGTRDARAAFDAVLAAAAPNLPDRLAAAELAGRLTGFGGHRGHLRHPFGPGWALAGDAGFFHDPLSAHGISDALRDAELLARAVLDAGPAPGPDLDAALARYQRARDRLALPLLAATDRLASHAWDGTSLRPTLRALNVAMSAGAETLLALPPLPAGHPVAARSGARRITPRTSPPSGVAMPERWSGDWLGNGPGSFR, from the coding sequence GTGGTGGTGGGAGCCCGTTGCGCGGGGGCGGCGACGGCGATGCTGCTCGCGCGCGCCGGCCTGCGCGTCCTGCTGCTCGACCGCGCCGCCGAAGGCGCGGACACGGTCTCCACCCATGCCCTGATGCGCGGCGGCGTGCTGCAGCTGCACCGCTGGGGACTGCTGGAGGCGATCGTCGCGGCCGGCACCCCGCCGGTGCGTTCCACCGTCCTCCACCACCCCGACGAGACGGTGCGGGTGGCGTTGCGGCCGGTGCCTGGCGCGGCCGAGCTCGACGCGCTGTACGCGCCGCGCCGGACGGTGCTCGACGCGGTCCTGGTCGACGCCGCCCGCCGTGCCGGCGCCGAGGTCCGCTTCGGGACGCCGGTCACCCGGCTACTGACCGACGGCTCCGGGCGGGTCGTCGGCGTCGCCGCCCAACCCACATCGGGCGGCGGGGCCGGGCGGGAGGTGCTGGTGCGGGCCGCGCTGACGGTCGGCGCGGACGGGCTCGGCTCGACGGTCGCCCGCGCGGTGGCCGCGCCGGTCGCCCAGGTCGGCCGGTCCGCCGGGTCCTACCTGTACGGCTACTGGCGCGGGCTGCCCACCGATGGCTACGAGTGGTTCTTCGGGCCGGGCGCGTCGGCGGGGCTGATCCCGACCAACGATGGTCTGACCTGCGCGTTCGTCGGGCACGCACCCAGGCGGATGCGCTCCGTCCGTGCCGGGACTCGTGACGCCCGCGCCGCGTTCGACGCGGTGCTCGCCGCGGCCGCCCCGAACCTGCCGGACCGCCTGGCCGCCGCCGAGCTCGCCGGGCGCCTGACCGGGTTCGGCGGCCACCGCGGCCACCTGCGCCACCCCTTCGGACCCGGCTGGGCCCTCGCCGGCGACGCCGGGTTCTTCCACGACCCGCTGAGCGCCCACGGGATCTCCGACGCGCTACGGGACGCGGAGCTGCTCGCCCGCGCCGTCCTCGATGCGGGCCCCGCGCCCGGGCCGGACCTCGACGCGGCCCTGGCCCGCTACCAGCGAGCCCGCGACCGCCTGGCGCTGCCGCTGCTGGCCGCTACGGACAGGCTCGCCTCCCACGCCTGGGACGGGACATCGCTGCGCCCGACACTGCGCGCCCTCAACGTCGCCATGAGCGCCGGGGCCGAGACCCTGCTCGCCCTCCCGCCGCTGCCGGCCGGCCACCCGGTGGCGGCCCGCTCAGGGGCCAGACGAATCACCCCGAGGACTTCGCCACCGTCGGGAGTTGCGATGCCTGAGCGGTGGTCTGGCGACTGGCTCGGTAACGGCCCGGGGTCGTTCCGATGA
- a CDS encoding flavin-containing monooxygenase produces the protein MSPMETIDTVVIGAGQAGLAVSRCLTSAGREHLVLDRGAVGQRWRDRWQAQRLLTPNWMSRLPFWSYQGDDPDGFRGFPELVGYLEDYAASFDAPVQAGTAVESVTLAPGAPARHTAGTAGAHRAARARRGGRGGAGAARPGPPSRFVVSTDQGGFQARNVVVAAGACDEPVIPAGLAGALRGVHQLHAADYRGASGLPAGGVLVVGASSSGLQVAEDAVRAGRPVTISVGEHRRLPRAYRGMDIWWWLDRLGILDRSVEDLPPDEQGHREPSLQLVAGRDLDLALLADAGVRLVGRLRAASGYRVEFCDDLAGTTRAADARMRRILDRIEANVRGSGFAAELDDPEPFRPVDAAPAPTHLDLKAAGIGTVVWATGYRHTYPWLQVPGVRDATGRIRQSGGVTARPGLYVVGLPFLTRRNSHFLDGVRHDARAVVTHLCLGQIPWPRAGRSVDGATRR, from the coding sequence ATGAGCCCCATGGAGACCATCGACACGGTGGTGATCGGCGCAGGGCAGGCCGGCCTCGCCGTCAGCAGGTGCCTCACCTCCGCCGGTCGGGAGCACCTCGTGCTGGACCGGGGAGCGGTCGGCCAGCGCTGGCGGGACCGGTGGCAGGCCCAGCGGCTGCTCACCCCGAACTGGATGAGCCGGCTGCCGTTCTGGTCCTACCAGGGCGACGACCCGGACGGTTTCCGGGGCTTCCCCGAGCTCGTCGGCTACCTCGAGGACTACGCGGCGTCGTTCGACGCGCCCGTCCAGGCGGGCACGGCCGTCGAGTCCGTCACCCTCGCGCCCGGCGCGCCCGCCCGCCACACAGCCGGTACGGCCGGCGCCCACCGCGCGGCCCGTGCTCGCCGCGGAGGCCGAGGCGGCGCTGGCGCGGCGCGGCCCGGACCGCCCTCCCGGTTCGTGGTGTCCACCGACCAGGGCGGCTTCCAGGCCCGCAACGTCGTCGTCGCGGCGGGTGCGTGCGACGAGCCCGTGATACCGGCGGGGCTCGCCGGCGCGCTCCGCGGCGTCCATCAGCTCCACGCCGCCGACTACCGCGGCGCGAGCGGCCTACCCGCTGGCGGGGTGCTCGTCGTGGGCGCTTCGTCGTCCGGGCTGCAGGTCGCCGAGGACGCGGTCCGGGCCGGCCGGCCGGTCACGATCAGCGTCGGCGAGCACCGCCGACTGCCCCGCGCCTACCGCGGCATGGACATCTGGTGGTGGCTGGACAGGCTCGGCATCCTCGACCGGAGCGTGGAGGACCTGCCGCCCGACGAGCAGGGACACCGCGAGCCGTCGCTGCAGCTCGTCGCCGGGCGTGACCTCGACCTGGCTCTGCTCGCCGACGCCGGCGTTCGCCTGGTCGGGCGGCTGCGCGCGGCGAGCGGTTACCGCGTCGAGTTCTGCGACGACCTCGCGGGCACGACCCGGGCCGCCGACGCGCGGATGCGCCGGATCCTCGACCGGATCGAGGCGAACGTGCGTGGCAGCGGTTTCGCCGCCGAGCTCGACGACCCGGAGCCGTTCCGCCCGGTCGACGCGGCGCCGGCGCCGACGCACCTCGACCTGAAGGCGGCCGGCATCGGCACCGTCGTCTGGGCCACCGGCTACCGCCACACCTATCCGTGGCTCCAGGTCCCGGGCGTGCGCGATGCGACGGGGCGGATCCGCCAGAGCGGCGGCGTCACGGCCCGGCCCGGGCTCTACGTCGTCGGCCTGCCGTTCCTGACCCGACGCAACTCGCATTTCCTCGACGGCGTCCGCCACGACGCCCGCGCGGTGGTGACCCACCTCTGCCTCGGCCAGATCCCCTGGCCGCGCGCGGGCAGATCCGTCGACGGGGCGACCCGTCGATGA
- a CDS encoding SDR family NAD(P)-dependent oxidoreductase: MGVLDGKVAIVTGAARGQGLAEATRFVAEGASVVLVDRLDEQGKAAADGLGPAARFVSGDVASEQTWAQAVDTATGEFGGLDILVNNAGVMVSRGLVDTDEATFRDVLDTNLVGAFLGIRAVVPAMRARGGGAIVNTASAAGLKAMPNGSAYVASKFGLRGLSRAAALELGRDQIRVNCVCPGLVRTEMSADLLRYHEREALSHIPLGFAAEPTDVADLVLFLVSDASRAITGGEYLIDGGSIA, encoded by the coding sequence GTGGGAGTGCTGGACGGCAAGGTCGCCATCGTCACCGGGGCGGCGCGCGGGCAGGGGCTCGCGGAGGCGACCCGGTTCGTCGCCGAGGGGGCGAGCGTCGTGCTCGTCGACCGGCTCGACGAGCAGGGGAAGGCCGCCGCGGACGGGCTCGGCCCCGCCGCCCGCTTCGTGTCCGGCGACGTCGCGTCCGAGCAGACCTGGGCACAGGCCGTGGACACCGCCACCGGCGAGTTCGGCGGCCTCGACATCCTGGTGAACAACGCGGGTGTCATGGTCAGCCGCGGCCTGGTCGACACCGACGAGGCGACCTTCCGCGACGTGCTGGACACGAACCTGGTCGGCGCCTTCCTGGGGATCCGCGCGGTGGTACCGGCGATGCGGGCCCGCGGCGGCGGCGCGATCGTCAACACCGCGTCCGCCGCGGGGCTCAAGGCGATGCCGAACGGCTCGGCCTACGTCGCGTCCAAGTTCGGCCTGCGCGGCCTGTCCCGGGCGGCCGCGCTGGAGCTCGGGCGGGACCAGATCCGGGTCAACTGCGTGTGCCCCGGCCTGGTCCGCACCGAGATGTCCGCCGACCTGCTGCGCTACCACGAGCGGGAGGCGCTCTCCCACATCCCGCTCGGCTTCGCCGCCGAGCCGACGGACGTGGCGGACCTCGTCCTGTTCCTGGTCAGTGACGCGTCCCGCGCCATCACCGGCGGCGAGTACCTCATCGACGGCGGCTCGATCGCCTGA
- a CDS encoding enoyl-CoA hydratase/isomerase family protein, with product MSDVTRWETLDVSVDGRVAWVRFNRPDRRNGVTTAMAVEMYGALSELAALDTVSVLVLTGNGDAFCPGADLRAAAEDAEAARRLPDPETYHSARLLHEMPALTVAAINGACAGAGFAWAAACDVRVASASARFATAFLAVGLPGELGLAWTLPRSVGAARARELLFLAPKIDAEQAREYGFVSRVWPAHEFRRELDGLVTQLAGRRPEAIREMKRNLVEAERLPLGDYITGESARYLALLTGDGADGVRDRMAQRRDQIQADHPE from the coding sequence ATGAGTGACGTGACCCGGTGGGAGACGCTGGACGTCTCGGTCGACGGACGCGTCGCCTGGGTGCGGTTCAACCGGCCCGACCGGCGTAACGGTGTCACCACCGCCATGGCGGTCGAGATGTACGGGGCACTGTCGGAGCTCGCGGCGCTGGACACGGTCAGCGTGCTGGTGCTGACCGGCAACGGGGACGCGTTCTGCCCCGGCGCGGACCTGCGTGCCGCCGCCGAGGACGCCGAAGCCGCGCGCCGGCTGCCCGACCCGGAGACGTACCACTCGGCGCGGCTGCTGCACGAGATGCCGGCGCTGACGGTCGCCGCCATCAACGGTGCCTGCGCGGGAGCCGGGTTCGCCTGGGCGGCGGCCTGTGACGTGCGGGTCGCGTCGGCGTCGGCCCGGTTCGCCACGGCGTTCCTGGCGGTCGGGCTGCCGGGCGAGCTGGGCCTGGCCTGGACGCTGCCGCGCAGCGTCGGCGCGGCGCGCGCCCGGGAGCTGCTGTTCCTCGCCCCGAAGATCGACGCGGAGCAGGCTCGGGAGTATGGCTTCGTCAGCCGCGTCTGGCCGGCCCACGAGTTCCGGCGGGAGCTGGACGGCCTGGTCACCCAGCTCGCGGGCCGGCGGCCCGAGGCGATCCGCGAGATGAAGCGCAACCTCGTCGAGGCCGAGCGCCTCCCCCTCGGCGACTACATCACCGGCGAGTCGGCCCGCTACCTGGCCCTGCTCACCGGCGACGGTGCCGACGGCGTCCGCGACCGCATGGCCCAGCGCCGCGACCAGATCCAGGCCGACCACCCCGAGTAA